The Ignavibacteriales bacterium genome has a window encoding:
- a CDS encoding IS1 family transposase, protein MNTLSLSKKALILSSLVEGLSIRSIERLTNTHRDTIMRLLVEAGTRANDILDSQLVNLESKYIEIDEIWTFVGKKQRHVLPREKDNTELGDQYVFIALDAETKLIPLFTVGKRTGKTAYSFISDLRGRIKTRFQLSSDSFGAYYEAVHRVFGSDIDYGQIHKRYREPSTSEKRYSPPCITSVTLKSLIGEPIREHISTSYIERQNLTMRMQMRRFTRLTNGFSKKLDNLKANLALYFFYYNFVRIHQSLRVTPAMQANVTNHIWNFEELLTNQQLKQAA, encoded by the coding sequence ATGAACACCTTATCACTCTCTAAAAAAGCCCTGATTTTGTCAAGCTTAGTTGAAGGGCTTTCCATTCGCAGTATTGAACGCTTAACAAATACCCACAGAGACACGATCATGCGCTTGCTTGTTGAAGCCGGAACAAGAGCAAACGATATTCTCGATAGCCAATTAGTAAACCTCGAAAGTAAATATATCGAAATTGACGAGATATGGACTTTCGTCGGGAAGAAACAAAGACACGTTTTACCGCGTGAAAAAGATAATACCGAATTAGGCGACCAGTACGTATTTATAGCGTTAGACGCGGAAACCAAACTTATTCCATTGTTCACGGTCGGTAAAAGAACCGGAAAAACCGCATATTCTTTTATTTCTGATTTAAGAGGACGCATTAAAACCCGTTTTCAACTTTCTTCTGATTCGTTTGGTGCATATTATGAAGCCGTCCATCGTGTATTCGGCTCTGATATTGATTATGGGCAAATTCATAAAAGATATCGTGAACCAAGCACAAGCGAAAAACGTTACTCTCCTCCATGTATAACAAGCGTAACATTGAAGTCCCTAATTGGCGAACCTATTAGGGAACACATTTCCACAAGTTACATTGAACGCCAAAACTTGACCATGAGAATGCAAATGCGTAGATTTACCAGACTCACAAACGGCTTTTCCAAGAAACTTGATAACCTGAAAGCCAATCTTGCCCTGTATTTCTTTTACTATAACTTTGTTCGTATTCATCAATCTTTACGGGTTACTCCTGCAATGCAAGCAAACGTCACAAATCATATTTGGAACTTTGAAGAACTATTAACTAACCAACAACTAAAACAAGCCGCATAA
- a CDS encoding ATP-dependent Clp protease proteolytic subunit: MPIHVIHFYTSVSYESCNQLKNVCLDAVRQKAPEIHIHLSSGGGSTLYGFTLYNFIKSLPVPVTIHNLGSVESIAMIIFLAAPNRLSCSHSRFLLHSLQWDFTAATSVDHARLREHASALNNDMERYIDIFKERTQGAKEPIDVAACLSGNERFITAADSIKSGITHKVVDATIPKDAINWWVNV; this comes from the coding sequence ATGCCAATTCATGTGATTCATTTTTACACATCAGTTTCCTATGAAAGTTGCAACCAATTAAAAAACGTTTGTTTAGATGCAGTAAGACAAAAAGCACCTGAAATTCATATTCATCTATCCAGTGGCGGTGGAAGCACATTGTATGGATTCACTCTTTATAATTTTATTAAATCCCTGCCCGTTCCCGTTACTATTCATAATTTAGGAAGCGTGGAATCTATCGCAATGATAATTTTCTTGGCTGCGCCCAATCGCTTGTCCTGTTCTCATAGTAGATTCCTCCTTCATTCTTTGCAGTGGGACTTTACAGCCGCCACAAGCGTAGATCATGCCAGACTCAGAGAACATGCATCCGCGCTCAACAACGACATGGAGAGATACATTGACATTTTCAAAGAACGCACTCAAGGAGCGAAAGAACCCATCGACGTTGCCGCCTGTCTCTCCGGTAATGAGAGATTTATCACAGCCGCCGACTCCATCAAATCGGGAATCACTCATAAAGTTGTTGATGCCACCATTCCCAAAGATGCAATTAATTGGTGGGTTAATGTATAA
- a CDS encoding IS1 family transposase gives MNTLPLSKKALILSSLVEGLSIRSIERLTNTHRDTIMRLLVEAGTRASDILDSQLVNLESKFIEIDEIWTYVGKKQRHVLPREKDNTELGDQYVFIALDAETKLVPLFIVGKRTGKTAYSFISDLRGRIKTRFQLSSDSFGAYYEAVHRVFGSDIDYGQIHKSYREPSTSEKRYSPPCIASVTLKSLIGEPIREHISTSYIERQNLTMRMQMRRFTRLTNGFSKKFDNLKANLALYFFYYNFVRVHQSLRVTPAMQANVTNHIWNFEELLTNRQLKQAA, from the coding sequence ATGAACACTTTACCACTCTCTAAAAAAGCCTTAATTCTATCAAGTTTAGTTGAAGGGCTTTCCATTCGTAGTATTGAACGCTTAACAAATACACACAGAGACACGATCATGCGCTTGCTTGTTGAAGCCGGAACAAGGGCAAGCGATATTCTCGACAGCCAATTAGTAAACCTCGAAAGTAAGTTCATCGAAATTGACGAGATATGGACGTACGTCGGAAAGAAACAAAGACACGTTTTACCGCGTGAAAAAGATAATACCGAATTAGGCGACCAATACGTATTTATAGCGTTAGACGCGGAAACCAAACTTGTTCCATTGTTCATAGTTGGGAAAAGAACTGGAAAAACCGCATATTCGTTTATTTCTGATTTAAGGGGACGCATTAAAACCCGCTTTCAACTTTCTTCTGATTCGTTTGGTGCATACTATGAAGCCGTCCATCGTGTATTCGGCTCTGATATTGATTATGGACAAATTCATAAAAGTTATCGTGAACCAAGCACAAGCGAAAAACGCTACTCTCCTCCATGTATAGCAAGCGTAACATTGAAATCCTTAATCGGTGAACCCATTAGAGAACACATTTCCACAAGTTACATTGAACGCCAAAACTTGACCATGAGAATGCAAATGCGTAGATTTACTCGACTCACAAACGGCTTTTCCAAGAAATTCGATAACCTGAAAGCCAATCTTGCCTTGTATTTCTTTTACTATAACTTTGTTCGCGTTCATCAATCCTTACGGGTTACACCTGCAATGCAAGCAAATGTAACGAATCATATTTGGAACTTTGAAGAACTATTAACTAACCGACAATTAAAACAAGCCGCATAG
- a CDS encoding M13 family metallopeptidase, translated as MNKSTVVSAFAIVLFCFSFSFSQIGASIDPLIAHIDSTVKPGNDFFLYANGKWFKENPIPASEASNGLWQIIQDTINEQIRNVCESSAAITNAEKGSNKQKIGDFFRTGMDSIALNAHGIADLKNDIAMIDKIKNLMDVAKAAANLHVVAGAPLFRFGVAQDDRISSKNAIFISQGGLSLPDRRFYLDTDERSLSIRQKFVEHIGRMFKIIGYNDSKSQLAATNIMKLETAIATTSRKKEDTRDPVKNYNKISYKQLLSSTPHFDWTVFAENAGFRIRVDTVIVGQPEFLTALDGYLQSFSLENWKDYLKYHLVSSLARYVDDKTYLENFSFYSTVLRGVPEPKPRWKRVVEQSDRSLGELIGQVYCAESLPKGTKEKLLEIGNAIKRVYAERIKNLDWMSEATKEKALKKLNTVIMKVGYPDKWKDLSSMEIDRSSFVKNVMNANAWDFGYMISKYGKPVDRTEWDMQPQTYNAYYNPSNNEICVPGCNIIVPGYERVLADDALLYSIIGGSTFGHEITHGFDDQGCQYDENGNLNNWWTAEDSSKFFAKTKMIVKQFDGYIAVDSLHINGELTQGENIADLAGVMMGFEAFKNTLQFKNNEIIAGLNPNQRFFLAYAFAWMINMRPEGIASQVKSDVHSPAKFRVIGPLADIPEFYTTFHIQEGDVMWRPENLRVKIW; from the coding sequence ATGAATAAATCCACCGTTGTTTCAGCATTTGCGATTGTCCTGTTTTGTTTTTCATTCTCTTTCAGTCAGATCGGAGCGTCCATCGATCCTTTGATTGCGCACATCGATTCTACTGTAAAACCGGGTAATGACTTTTTTCTGTATGCCAACGGGAAATGGTTCAAGGAAAATCCGATTCCTGCAAGCGAGGCAAGCAATGGTCTGTGGCAAATTATACAGGATACGATTAACGAACAAATCCGCAATGTATGCGAATCCTCCGCCGCAATAACAAATGCTGAGAAGGGGAGCAATAAGCAAAAGATCGGCGATTTCTTCAGAACCGGAATGGACAGCATTGCGCTCAATGCCCATGGCATTGCCGATCTGAAGAACGATATTGCTATGATTGATAAAATAAAAAACCTGATGGATGTTGCCAAAGCAGCCGCGAACCTCCATGTCGTTGCAGGAGCTCCGCTGTTTAGGTTTGGTGTTGCACAGGATGATAGGATTAGCAGTAAAAATGCAATCTTCATATCCCAAGGCGGACTGAGTTTACCTGATCGCAGATTTTACTTGGACACTGACGAACGATCTCTATCAATCCGCCAAAAATTTGTTGAGCATATCGGTAGAATGTTCAAGATCATAGGTTATAATGATAGTAAATCGCAGCTTGCCGCCACGAATATTATGAAACTAGAGACAGCGATTGCTACAACTTCCAGAAAGAAGGAAGATACCCGTGATCCCGTAAAGAATTATAATAAGATCTCGTATAAACAATTGCTGTCTTCTACGCCACATTTCGATTGGACAGTCTTCGCGGAGAATGCTGGATTTCGGATTCGCGTGGACACAGTGATTGTTGGCCAGCCTGAATTTCTCACCGCGCTCGACGGTTATCTACAATCTTTTTCGCTTGAAAATTGGAAGGATTATCTGAAATATCATCTTGTGAGCAGTCTTGCACGCTATGTAGATGATAAAACGTATTTGGAGAATTTTAGTTTCTATTCCACAGTCTTGCGCGGTGTTCCTGAACCGAAACCGCGATGGAAACGTGTCGTGGAACAGAGTGACCGCTCGCTCGGAGAACTCATCGGTCAAGTCTATTGCGCAGAATCTCTTCCCAAAGGAACAAAGGAAAAATTATTGGAAATTGGAAATGCGATTAAGCGCGTGTATGCCGAGCGGATTAAGAATCTCGATTGGATGAGCGAAGCAACGAAAGAGAAGGCACTAAAAAAGCTGAACACGGTGATTATGAAAGTTGGCTATCCGGATAAATGGAAAGACTTGAGTAGTATGGAAATCGACAGGTCCTCATTCGTCAAAAATGTTATGAATGCAAATGCCTGGGACTTTGGGTATATGATTTCTAAATACGGAAAGCCGGTAGACCGAACCGAATGGGATATGCAGCCGCAGACGTATAATGCGTACTATAATCCATCGAACAATGAAATTTGCGTTCCGGGCTGCAACATCATTGTGCCGGGATATGAACGGGTGCTTGCAGATGATGCACTTCTCTATTCTATTATCGGCGGCTCCACATTTGGGCATGAAATTACACATGGCTTCGATGATCAAGGCTGTCAGTATGATGAAAACGGCAATCTCAACAATTGGTGGACGGCTGAGGATAGCTCAAAGTTCTTTGCCAAGACGAAAATGATCGTCAAGCAGTTTGACGGTTATATTGCTGTGGACAGTTTACATATCAACGGCGAGTTGACGCAGGGTGAAAATATTGCCGATCTTGCCGGCGTGATGATGGGATTTGAAGCGTTTAAGAATACTCTGCAGTTTAAGAACAATGAGATCATCGCCGGATTGAATCCAAACCAGCGGTTTTTCCTTGCCTACGCATTTGCTTGGATGATCAATATGCGTCCGGAAGGAATAGCGAGCCAGGTAAAAAGCGATGTGCATTCGCCAGCCAAGTTTCGTGTGATAGGACCTCTCGCCGATATTCCAGAGTTCTATACGACATTTCATATACAAGAAGGTGACGTGATGTGGCGTCCAGAGAATCTACGCGTAAAGATCTGGTGA
- a CDS encoding DUF4230 domain-containing protein: protein MNRTILIIILLIVVVCGSGIAGIFIYKGMTEKSKAEHHLSVDKIEKMGKLELVKINIKDVLEQTAERPFFLPNAKAVLIVAGEVFAGIDLEKVKKEDIVESGTQVSITLPKPEILMSKINHEKSKIYNVQWGGFSTAHLIDEGYKNAELAIIDEAKSIGYENTCQNNAKLLLMPIFRELSGKEVEILFKN, encoded by the coding sequence ATGAATAGAACTATTCTCATTATTATTCTTCTAATTGTTGTTGTATGCGGCAGCGGTATCGCCGGAATATTTATATATAAAGGCATGACCGAGAAATCCAAAGCGGAACACCATCTCTCCGTTGATAAAATTGAAAAGATGGGGAAGCTGGAACTTGTTAAAATAAATATTAAGGATGTGTTAGAACAAACTGCTGAGCGGCCGTTTTTCCTGCCAAACGCAAAAGCGGTTCTAATTGTAGCCGGCGAAGTCTTTGCAGGAATTGATCTTGAGAAAGTGAAGAAGGAAGATATCGTCGAATCCGGCACGCAAGTCTCTATCACATTGCCAAAACCAGAAATATTGATGTCAAAAATCAATCACGAGAAATCAAAAATCTACAATGTGCAATGGGGTGGATTCTCTACTGCACATCTGATTGATGAAGGATATAAAAATGCCGAACTGGCAATAATCGATGAGGCCAAAAGCATCGGTTATGAAAACACTTGTCAGAACAATGCGAAACTGCTTCTCATGCCAATATTTCGTGAGCTTTCCGGAAAGGAAGTCGAAATACTTTTTAAAAATTAA
- a CDS encoding DUF362 domain-containing protein: MKKNDDSNDSHLKSSRRKFLTTAGAAAAGIALNPFTKSEQLFAQTQKSSIVTPVKVGVAAATDYDPVTLKTKIQGLFEDIGGISDIASAGNKIAIKINITGGTSPATSQYLKGVPAVESIFTHPEVLRAVGQLLIDGGVRPADIYIVEAIWDQGSYDNYGYKAVQQSLGVNVVNLNNTAPYTSFADVPVGTNAYYYSTIKLNRILTSSEINFFISIPKMKEHRTAGITNGMKNLIGITPISYYQLSGSSGWRSQLHQHVAGGNAYTGLPRSICDLNMARPIHLVVSDGIKNSRGAEVPDGNAFRTCADNILIVGRDPVATDSIATQRMGYNPEATQLLVAGSKTQMCDNHLDLAHNAGIGTNQLSEIQVIGTTGVTSPRQRIAEPDGFVLSQNWPNPFNPTSNITYHTPKSAHVTLKLYNSIGQEVVTLVDGVVSAGDHQLQWNARNLPSGIYFCIMRSGEFSEVIKLVLQK, from the coding sequence ATGAAAAAGAATGATGATTCCAACGACTCACATCTGAAATCCTCTCGGAGAAAATTTCTAACAACTGCTGGAGCTGCAGCTGCTGGGATTGCCCTCAACCCATTTACAAAATCGGAACAGCTTTTTGCGCAAACGCAGAAGAGTTCAATTGTCACTCCAGTTAAAGTAGGAGTGGCTGCTGCGACTGATTATGATCCGGTAACATTAAAAACAAAAATTCAGGGTCTATTCGAGGATATAGGTGGAATAAGTGATATAGCAAGCGCAGGGAATAAAATTGCAATAAAAATTAACATAACTGGCGGAACAAGTCCAGCAACAAGCCAATACCTCAAAGGAGTTCCCGCAGTAGAATCTATCTTCACGCATCCTGAAGTGCTTCGTGCGGTCGGACAGCTTTTAATCGATGGCGGTGTTCGTCCAGCTGATATTTATATTGTTGAGGCGATTTGGGATCAAGGCTCCTATGACAACTATGGGTACAAAGCCGTGCAACAATCTTTGGGGGTTAACGTTGTAAATCTCAACAATACAGCACCGTATACATCTTTTGCAGATGTACCAGTGGGTACTAATGCATATTACTATAGCACTATCAAGTTAAATCGAATTTTAACATCTTCTGAAATTAATTTTTTTATTTCTATCCCGAAAATGAAGGAACATAGAACAGCAGGCATAACAAACGGAATGAAGAATTTGATTGGCATTACCCCTATCTCTTATTACCAACTTTCAGGTTCCTCCGGATGGCGATCCCAACTTCATCAACATGTAGCTGGAGGAAATGCATATACAGGTTTACCACGATCAATTTGTGATCTAAATATGGCAAGGCCAATTCATCTTGTAGTATCCGATGGTATAAAAAATTCAAGAGGTGCTGAAGTGCCAGACGGCAATGCCTTTAGAACTTGTGCAGACAACATCTTAATCGTTGGGAGAGATCCCGTTGCAACCGATTCAATTGCCACACAGAGGATGGGATACAATCCTGAAGCTACACAGCTACTCGTTGCTGGAAGTAAAACTCAAATGTGTGATAATCATCTTGATTTGGCACACAACGCAGGGATAGGAACAAACCAACTCAGCGAAATTCAGGTAATTGGCACTACTGGAGTTACATCCCCACGCCAAAGAATTGCGGAACCGGATGGTTTTGTGTTATCACAAAATTGGCCTAATCCATTCAATCCAACGTCCAACATTACATACCATACTCCAAAATCAGCACATGTTACGCTGAAGCTCTACAATTCCATTGGACAAGAAGTTGTAACGCTCGTGGATGGCGTTGTATCTGCTGGAGATCATCAATTACAGTGGAATGCGAGGAATCTTCCAAGCGGAATCTATTTCTGCATAATGCGATCTGGAGAATTTTCTGAAGTAATAAAATTAGTTCTGCAAAAGTAA
- a CDS encoding LytTR family DNA-binding domain-containing protein, translating into MSSSLPQHFSDSAACNEQTRSQIENLYQELNSCKRSLEDLFARQTIVQKQSALKKMLVKSNGRLIIVHSDDIDWIEAWGDYIRLHCKGKTHIVHQKIGDVEVRLDSEKFLRIGRSAIVNVERIKELESLNHGNYIITLSDSTQLNLSRNYRDRLLTLFGTHL; encoded by the coding sequence ATGTCTTCTTCTTTACCACAACATTTCTCAGATTCTGCGGCATGCAACGAACAAACCCGATCGCAAATTGAAAATCTCTATCAAGAATTAAATTCTTGTAAGCGTTCACTCGAAGATTTATTCGCACGTCAAACTATTGTTCAAAAGCAATCGGCCCTAAAAAAAATGCTGGTGAAGTCAAATGGACGTTTGATTATTGTGCACTCTGACGATATCGATTGGATTGAAGCGTGGGGAGATTATATCCGATTGCATTGCAAGGGAAAGACTCACATTGTCCATCAGAAAATAGGAGATGTGGAAGTGAGGCTGGATTCAGAGAAATTTCTTCGCATCGGTCGATCGGCGATTGTGAATGTTGAACGCATCAAAGAATTAGAGTCGCTTAATCATGGCAATTATATCATAACCTTGTCTGATTCTACACAATTGAATCTGAGCCGCAACTATCGCGATCGCTTATTAACATTATTCGGAACCCATCTTTGA
- a CDS encoding FecR domain-containing protein gives MKKEEFLTLATKYLSREASVDEIEHLNSLVKQKKYSVLFNTITEKWEKAGHGEPSSEYNIERGIKVLTAKIRSHHPSFRWEKDVKQHTIFFYRPMYLRIAASFAVLIILVTGALFVVNVLKQRSVLMAWNEKKTVMGEKSIVTLLDGTKITLNADSKLKYPVRFGEDLREVSLEGEAYFEVTQQANKPFVVHTGKVSTTDLGTKFNISAFPSEEIIAVSLEEGKVEVSTNNSGAKKEDVILSPAQQLIYNKEKETSTIELFESQKALGWKDNILVFDNEPLSKVLVPLERYFGVKFEIADQVLADRTIKANFKNESFWTVVKVIEKATGLAYKTSKENNELKKIVFYEK, from the coding sequence ATGAAAAAAGAAGAATTCCTTACATTAGCCACAAAGTACTTATCGAGGGAGGCATCTGTCGATGAGATTGAACATTTGAATTCATTGGTAAAACAAAAGAAGTATTCCGTTTTATTCAATACGATCACTGAGAAATGGGAAAAAGCAGGACACGGAGAGCCATCGTCTGAATACAATATCGAAAGAGGCATCAAAGTGCTTACGGCTAAGATCCGGAGTCACCATCCATCATTTCGATGGGAAAAGGATGTAAAACAACATACAATATTTTTTTATCGGCCGATGTACCTACGAATTGCCGCATCATTCGCAGTTCTGATTATTCTTGTCACGGGGGCTTTGTTCGTCGTCAATGTCCTGAAACAGAGATCGGTTTTAATGGCGTGGAATGAAAAGAAAACAGTCATGGGGGAAAAGAGTATTGTCACATTGCTTGATGGAACGAAGATAACGCTCAATGCCGATAGCAAATTGAAATACCCTGTGCGCTTCGGTGAAGATTTGCGTGAGGTCTCTCTAGAAGGTGAAGCGTACTTTGAAGTTACTCAGCAAGCGAACAAACCGTTTGTTGTTCATACGGGAAAGGTTTCAACGACTGATCTTGGAACGAAGTTTAATATCAGCGCATTCCCAAGCGAAGAAATAATAGCGGTCTCACTGGAGGAGGGCAAAGTAGAAGTATCCACAAACAATTCCGGGGCAAAGAAAGAGGATGTCATTTTATCGCCCGCGCAGCAATTGATTTACAATAAGGAGAAAGAAACAAGTACAATAGAACTATTCGAATCTCAAAAAGCTCTAGGATGGAAAGACAACATCCTTGTCTTTGATAATGAACCATTGTCAAAAGTACTCGTTCCTCTGGAAAGATATTTTGGCGTAAAGTTTGAAATAGCGGATCAAGTATTAGCCGATCGAACCATTAAAGCTAACTTTAAAAATGAATCATTTTGGACGGTAGTGAAAGTCATCGAGAAGGCAACAGGTTTAGCCTATAAAACGAGTAAGGAAAACAATGAACTGAAGAAGATCGTTTTTTATGAAAAGTAA
- a CDS encoding TonB-dependent receptor has product MKSKIIQIFQIFIFCSFIGLALETLFKNNLLASQRLEDKKLEDVRIKMTGRDISVEQAFHMIEQQTDFKFFYIKEDVPLHDKIIIPQEEESLYQILQDFGKEFDLAFSRINNQIVAKKNGNVLPKTYKVQGTVRDASTNEPLAFASIIVDGTQQGTMTDASGRFTIVLAQNTNHLRCSYVGYKTEVVALSEQKDIPLTIRLYTMDMLLQDVTVYAHRWDVEDQSEVSMLSLQSDNIKNITSAIPDVMRSIQMLPGVSTNNEFSAKFNVRGGNQDENLVLVNGTQVYDPFHIKEASNASIGIFNVDMIRKMDLITGGFTARYGDRMSSVLNIDYREGNRDRVQGTVSLSMTNVDALVEGPIGERGSFIIAGRKSYIEYALKMLDADPNINISFYDVQGVIGYSLNPKQNFLLKFIHAGDTFFNNPDRNVHGPIFATEYPQGSPVPTSRKWGDSVDARASYYSNMIALQSMTILSSSALVKSEISIYDQRDEENSWNDDFYNYRGMYGSANIFDNYKNEHLYRNNLRIQTLELNSSFDVQLISSYGMKAGASYQHINYIQDLIYQSRGERSENFSMYPYTTVHPYIQNYDANMTGEINTQSYKAAGFLENIIQLNDQLLFNIGGRFDYFDLNKDLTWSPRINVAYRTGSGVVVRGAWGYYYQSPIYRQIAYPVASDTNTQSERAIHSVLGVDYTMMFNPLIQHFLKIKLEGYRKRYDNLISARQTSEGMVYYSRKNDATGEAWGIDGCITYSHPGFYGWISYGYLQSDQRLIHDTLGHSFPRNTDQRHTIAATGEFGLGSDWTMSLRFVYGSGYAYTPQVAVKNGQIWSWIQESPNSDYMSPYKRVDVRINKDFQIFGKSTSVFLDVSNLFNFANVQAYRYNFDYLGNPSREEVKLWSILPTFGMSVRF; this is encoded by the coding sequence ATGAAAAGTAAAATAATTCAGATATTTCAAATATTCATTTTTTGTTCATTCATTGGATTAGCATTAGAAACCCTTTTTAAGAACAACCTTCTTGCTTCTCAACGTTTAGAAGATAAGAAACTTGAAGATGTGCGGATAAAGATGACTGGCAGAGATATTTCTGTCGAGCAGGCATTCCACATGATTGAACAGCAGACTGATTTCAAGTTTTTTTATATCAAAGAAGACGTGCCGCTCCATGATAAAATTATAATACCTCAGGAAGAAGAATCTCTTTATCAGATCCTTCAGGATTTTGGTAAAGAGTTCGACTTAGCTTTCAGCAGAATTAACAATCAAATTGTTGCTAAAAAAAACGGAAATGTTCTGCCTAAAACATATAAAGTGCAGGGTACTGTTCGTGATGCTTCCACGAATGAACCGCTTGCCTTTGCCAGCATTATTGTCGACGGAACACAACAAGGAACAATGACGGATGCCAGCGGGAGATTCACGATTGTTCTTGCTCAAAACACTAATCACCTTCGATGCAGTTATGTTGGGTACAAGACTGAAGTCGTTGCCCTTTCAGAACAAAAGGATATTCCTTTAACGATTCGCTTGTATACGATGGATATGCTCTTGCAAGATGTAACGGTCTATGCACACCGGTGGGATGTGGAAGATCAGAGTGAAGTCAGCATGCTCTCTCTTCAAAGCGACAACATTAAAAATATCACATCAGCCATTCCGGACGTTATGCGATCTATTCAGATGCTGCCGGGAGTATCGACCAATAATGAGTTTAGTGCAAAATTTAATGTGCGCGGCGGGAATCAGGACGAAAATCTCGTTCTGGTGAATGGTACACAAGTTTACGATCCGTTTCATATAAAAGAGGCGTCCAACGCAAGCATCGGAATTTTCAACGTTGATATGATCCGGAAGATGGATCTTATCACGGGCGGATTTACCGCTCGGTATGGTGATAGAATGAGCTCGGTGCTCAATATTGACTATCGCGAAGGAAATCGAGATCGCGTACAAGGAACAGTAAGTTTGAGTATGACGAATGTCGATGCACTGGTAGAGGGTCCAATTGGAGAACGGGGTTCGTTTATCATTGCAGGAAGAAAAAGTTATATCGAGTACGCTTTAAAAATGTTAGATGCAGACCCGAATATCAATATTTCCTTCTATGACGTTCAAGGGGTTATCGGTTATTCATTGAATCCCAAGCAAAATTTTTTACTGAAATTTATACATGCCGGCGATACCTTCTTTAATAATCCGGATCGAAATGTCCACGGACCAATATTCGCCACAGAGTACCCGCAAGGGTCTCCGGTCCCGACGAGCCGCAAATGGGGTGATTCCGTCGATGCTCGTGCAAGCTATTACAGCAACATGATTGCGCTCCAGAGTATGACGATTCTCTCTTCCTCAGCTTTGGTAAAATCCGAGATATCTATTTATGATCAACGTGACGAAGAGAATTCCTGGAACGATGACTTTTACAACTATCGAGGAATGTATGGGTCGGCAAATATTTTTGATAATTATAAGAATGAACATCTCTACAGAAATAATCTCCGCATCCAAACCTTAGAACTGAATTCATCATTTGATGTGCAGTTAATTTCTTCTTATGGAATGAAGGCGGGAGCCAGTTATCAACATATCAATTACATCCAGGATCTGATATATCAAAGTCGTGGCGAGAGGTCAGAAAATTTTAGCATGTACCCTTACACAACAGTACATCCGTACATTCAAAATTATGATGCTAATATGACGGGGGAAATTAACACGCAATCTTACAAGGCTGCCGGATTTCTTGAAAACATTATCCAGTTGAATGATCAATTGCTCTTCAACATAGGCGGCCGTTTCGATTATTTCGATTTGAATAAGGACCTCACATGGAGTCCGCGGATAAACGTTGCATATCGAACGGGAAGTGGAGTGGTTGTTCGAGGAGCGTGGGGATATTATTATCAATCTCCTATTTATCGTCAGATCGCTTATCCGGTTGCATCGGATACAAACACACAATCGGAACGTGCGATTCACTCGGTGCTCGGTGTCGACTATACTATGATGTTCAACCCCCTAATACAGCACTTCTTAAAAATCAAATTAGAAGGGTATCGTAAGCGATACGACAATCTTATATCCGCAAGGCAAACAAGTGAAGGAATGGTATATTACTCACGCAAGAACGATGCGACAGGAGAGGCTTGGGGAATCGATGGATGCATTACATACTCACATCCCGGATTTTATGGATGGATCAGTTACGGATATCTTCAATCAGATCAAAGGCTGATTCATGATACGCTTGGGCATTCTTTTCCCCGGAATACGGATCAACGCCACACCATCGCAGCAACAGGTGAATTTGGACTTGGAAGTGATTGGACGATGAGCCTGCGTTTTGTGTACGGCAGCGGATATGCGTATACTCCACAAGTTGCAGTTAAAAATGGCCAAATCTGGAGTTGGATACAAGAATCTCCCAATTCAGATTATATGTCGCCGTACAAACGCGTTGACGTAAGAATCAACAAAGATTTTCAGATTTTCGGGAAATCGACATCAGTGTTTCTTGACGTCAGTAATCTCTTCAATTTTGCAAATGTTCAGGCATATCGATATAACTTTGATTACCTGGGCAATCCCTCAAGGGAAGAAGTAAAACTCTGGTCGATTCTGCCGACGTTTGGTATGTCGGTACGATTCTGA